ATGGATATTAATGTTTGTAGGTCTTGGATCGGCGATAGAGAAGTTAGAGAGTGGGAGTGTATAAGTAATTTAACTATTTTTACTGGTACTCTAACATTCATAAACAGATTTTGGTGCTTTTTTCTAGTGTTGTATATGGGGTGTTTAGAGTATTTGCTTATTAACCTATGTTGATAGTTATTACTTAAGATCTGTATATCTCCAACAGTATATGTATCTATTGTTTATTCTGGTTTTTGGCGGTGATGTGGTTTCACATTTATTTGTTTTCCATGGACACCAGCCAGTTATTGGGCATAGATTGTTGTTTATTGTTGTTTTGTTTATTGTTTTCTCTGGGTTTAGGAGTAGTTGGGTATAGGGATGTAGTGATTCTTTCAGTATTTCTTCTGTTGGTCCTTCTTCAACTATTTTTCCTGAAGCTATTACAGCTATTCTATCCGCTATGTAGCCCACAACATCTATATCATGTGAAACGAATGCATAGGTTAGTCCGAGTTCTTCTTTAAGATCTTTCAACATGTTCAGTATCTGTGCCTGTATAGAGATGTCTAGATTACTTGTTGGTTCATCTAGTAGAACCAGCCTGGGTTTTGAGATAATGGCTCTGGCTATAGCTATTCTCTGTAGCATTCCTCCACTAAGTTCTTTGGCATACATCTTCCTTATTGATCGATCTAGATCGAGCATTTCGAGAACTAGGTCTATTCTTCTATCTATATCGCTTTTGGCTATGCCTAGAGATTTTAGTGGTTCTGTTAAAACATCTTCTATACTCATCTTCGGATTTATGGATTGACTCGGTTCTTGAGGTACATAGCTTATCTCTTTTGCTATCTTTTTCCTATCTCTAGGCTTGAGCTTGAGTAGATTTATACCTTGGTACAGAATTCTACCTCTAGCAGGTTTAACAAATCCTAGTATAGCTCTCAATATAGTTGATTTACCGCTACCACTACCTCCAACAATTCCAAGAACAGTTCTAGAGGATACTTCTAGATCTATACCTTTTAAAACCCATACCTTTCTATAACCAAACTTGAGGTTCCCGATAGGAACCACATAGTATATATGTAGATCTTCTATTTTAAGCAATGGATCATTCATAATATCTCCAACACCTAATCAAACGGTTTCCTAAAGCTATTAGTGGAGGTTCTTCAATTCTACATCTATTGAAGACATAAGGACATCTAGGGACAAACTTACAGCCCTGGGGATATCTTCCTGGTGGAGGTGGCATGCCGGGGATATCTGTTAATCTTTCTCTAGCTAACCTCTTTGGATAAGCTTTAAGCAGAAGCTCTACATAAGGATGTCTAGGATTCTGAAGAACATCAGAAGCAGATCCTTCTTCAACAATTCTTCCAGCATAGATAACAGCTACTCTATTGCATACATATTGTGCTATAGGGATTTCATGTGTTATAAAGATCATTGTTAGTTCCCATTCTCTTTGGAGCTTCTTCAGGAGAGAAGCTATTGCATGTTTTAGATATGCATCAAGTGATGATGTGGGTTCATCTGCAACAATTATCTTAGGTTCTGGTGCAAGTGCTAAAGCTATAGCGGCTCTTTGTTTCATTCCTCCACTAAGTTGATGGGGATACATATCATATACTTCTCTATCTAACATAACCTCAGATAGAAGCTCTAGAGTCTTTGCTTTAACTTCTCTATCTGATAGATTCCGAAAATAGTTTTTCACAGCTATATCTAGCTGATCACCTATAGTCATGTATGGATTTAGAGCTGAAGCTGGATCCTGGGGTATCTTTACAACAATCTTTCCTCTAATTCCATTGAATCTTCTAACACCTTCATCTATGACGTTTTTATCCATAACTATGAGCTTACCATGTGTATATGCATAAGGTGGTAATAGTCCTGCTATAGCGTTCCCTATAGTTGATTTACCACAACCAGATTCACCTATGAGGCAGTACGTTATATTACTCTCTATACTCATGTTGAGGTCTTCTACAACCCATGCTATACCTTCGTCTAATTCATAGCCTATATAGAGCTTCGAGCTCTTTACGGCTAGAACCATAGCCACCACCTCTTCTTCAATACTGGATGGTGTTCCTCGTAGATCGCTTCACCAAATACTGTAAACACTATAGCTATAGTGGCAAGAACTATAGAAGGTGCTAAGAATGTCCATGGCGCTCTAGCTAGATCCCTTAAACTATATGCTATCATCATACCTAGATCTGGCTCCTCTATAGAGGTTATACCTATCCCGAATAGGAATGTTATTGTAGAGATTTCTAAAACTACGCTACCCATGTCGCTTAAAGCTTCTATAAGCATTGGTGCAAGTATGTTAGGAGCTATATGCTTTATTATAACATATCCTTTTGATAGACCGTAGTATAGAGGTAACTTGACGAAGTCTAGTTCTTTGAGATTTCGTGCCTGTATGTATGCTATTCTTGCATACCATGGGAACCAAGTAACGATTAGTGCTACAACTATACTGGTTAGGGTACCCCCCATGAGTATCGCTAGTAGAGCTGCTAAAAGAACTGATGGTAGAGCTAATAGAAGCTCTATGAGGTATGATAGAGATATCTCTATAGGTTTAGGCAAAAGCGTGGCTGTAGACCCTATAGCTATACCTAGTAGAAGACTCACGAAAGCCACAACAATGCTTGGATATAGAGCTCTACTTAATGCGAAAAGTATTCTGCTTAATAAATCTCTTCCAAAGCTATCGGTACCCAGTAGGTGTTCTGGAGAAGGAGGTAGAAGTGCTCTAGATCTATCTACATCTAGACCGAGACCTTGCCTAGGATAGGGAGCTATATGTGGACCTAGGATAGCTAGTAAGAATACAAATGTCATGGCTACTGAGGCTATCCTGAAGGAGTATCTCTTTCTCCAAGTTCTACTCAATATTGATAGAATATCATGTACAACCACGTAAATGCTTCTAATCATATCTGCACCCTAGGATTCGTAATAGCTTGAATAACATCAGCTAACGTGTTCGTGATTATGAGCACTATGGCTGTAAATACTGTAGCTCCTATAAGTAGTGGAAAATCTGAAGCAACAATAGCTCTCGAGACTAAGTTTCCTAAACCTTCTCTAACGAAGACATTTTCAACAACCATTGCCTCAAGAAGTAAGTAAGAAAACATAAGTCCAATTAGTTGAGCTACAACAGAGATGATGTTTGGGTATGCGTATCTTCTTACAATACTTTTTCTGTCTATTCCTAGAGATATGGCCTGTCTAACATATTCTTCTTCAAATGTTTCAGATAGAGATACCCTGATTACTCTAGTAAGAACACCTATAGGGTATGTAGATAGTGCTAAAGCTGGTGGTAAAAGCCTCAATAAGCTATCCACAAATACATCTATTCTTCCACTAATGATAGAATCTATTGTTATGAATCCTGTTAATCCTCTAAATGTTGCATAACTTGGTGAAGTTCTTAGACCTAAGAAGCTGTATCCAGATAGATATAGAATGAGATAGAGAATTCCCGCCACCATAAATCTTGGGCTACCAGCAAAAACAACAGATATATAGTATACCAATCTATCGATATAACTTCCTCTACGAAGAGCTACAGTAGTCCCTAGCCATAGTGCTATCGGTATAGCTATAATAAAGGAATATACCACAAGTTCTAGAGAAGCCATAAAACTTCTAGCAACAAGATTGAGTACAGGTAGCTTGAATTGAACAGATGTTCCCCAATCTCCTGTAAAGAATCTATATACATGTATAGCTATACGGGTATAGAGAGGTAGATCAAGACCTAGATACTCTCTTGCTTTCTCAATAGCTATAGATGCCTGAGGTCCACGAGGTTTTCCAGCCCATACAAGAGCAGGATCACCTGGAGCAAAATTGATGAGGAGAAACGTTATAACTATGGTGCCAAGTATTAGGAATAATGATGCAAAAAATCTTTTCAGAAGATAGTTTAGTGACAACATTTTGCTATAGCTTCACCTCAACATACTGGAAGAATATAGTGTATGTGTATAGCGGGTTTATTGCTTCATATCTTATCACCACGTGTCTAGGATCGTATACATATATGTGTTGCATATCCCAAAGATTAACAGCAGGCGTATCTTCGAAAACAATTTCTAGAACTTTTTCATAGAGAGATAACGATTTATCTATATCTTGGAGCGAGGTATAGTAAGCTTCGTAAAGCAGTTCATCGAATTCTTTATTGCAGTATCCAGCCCAATTCCAGTAATTATACACACCTTCTTCAGGCTCAAGACACTCAAGAAGACTGAAGTAATCATAAGGCACCATATATGTTGGCCACCAGTCATTTATAATTATGTGTGGTGCTGATTCAGGATCACTCCAGACAGCTTCTCCCTGCTGTTTGACTTGTTGCCAAGGTAGAGGCTTTATAAGGAGGTTTATGCCTAATGTTGATAGAGCTTCCTTAAGCATTTTGGCGAAAACTTCTTCTTCTTCATATCCTTGCGTTATGACGATCTCTAAATCTATCTTTTTATCTAGAAGCCTTACTCTTTCGAGAAGTTCTCTAGCTTTCTCTAGATCTTGATTCAACTCCCATTTCTTGCTATATCCTGGAAAACCATATGGTATTAATCCACTTCCCTTTCTACCGTAGCCCATGAGTGCTTGCTCCACAATTCTATTCCATGGTATAGCATAGACTATAGCTTTCCTGAACTCAGTTATATTTGTTGGCCATCTCTTTGTGTTAAACATCATTATGAAGTTATGGAAAGTATCAACAACATGGATTTTGTAGCCATCTTTCTCTAAACTGTTTAGCGATCCTCTAGGTACGGATGAAGCAATATCTATGTGTCCTGTTCTAAGCATTCTTTCTTGGCTTCCCGGATCTTCAACAATCTTTATTATGACGATATCGGGTGCATCTGGATTGTTTATCTCTCTCCATCCCCACCAATTCTCAAACTTACGTAGAACCACTATATTCTCTGGCTCGTATCTCTCGAGTCTGTATGGTCCTGAACCAAGGGAGTTTCCAGAATTAAACCATTCGGTAAGTTTTTCAGATAACATATCGTCTGCTTTACTGAGCTCTAGAATCCTTCTACTGTATATAAATGCTGAATAAGCAGCTGCAAGAGATACCCTTATATCACATGAGTATAGTGTAGTTATATAGAGAGTTTTGTTGTCTACCACATCTATCTCATCTAAACAATCCCATATATAGCCAAGTCCTAGACCTTTTTCTTCATACATAAGCTTTGATCTCCATATACTGAAATTGACATCGTATGCTGTAACAGGTGATCCATCATGAAACTGTGCATCTCTTAAAACAATTCTCCAGGTGTTTTCATCAACTCTATCGATTTCTCTAGCTAATACATACTGATACTCATTTCTAATAGGATCATATCTCAGGAGAGTTTCATATACTAGGTGAAGCACTATTATACCTGTGTCATCCTCTATACTTGGATCTATGCCTGTTATAGCATCTCTATAAGCGTAGATAATGTTCTTCTCTAGTGGGCTGGGAACTTCATGATCTGGGTATGTCGATCTACTTGATTGGGAGAAGTAGCTATATAGAATAACAATAGTGATTGTGGCTACAATTACTACAGCTATTGATGCATATATCTTTTTTCTGTTCACCTTAGACCCAGAGAGGCTAGCATATACCACTATATAAGTTTTAAACCTCATATGGATTTATGGCTAGATACAATCCAGTTAATTAGGTATTACCACTATTTGACAGAAAGCATAATAAAGCTCTACATTTAATAGCGATTCAGTATGAGTTCTATCTAGTGAGCTCTATGAAGACATATGTGGGTTGTTGTGGATACTGCTTAGCTAGATCAAAGTACTACACGGTATTCAATGCTGTTGAACTACAGGAGACGTTCTACAATATACCTGGTACAGATAAACTTAAGAGATATAGAGATGAAGCTCCTGAATCATTTGTATTTTCTCTAAAAGCTTGGCAAGCAATAACCCATCCACTAGATTCACCAACATGGAGAAAAGCGAAACATGTTCCAGATAAATCTCTTAGCAATAGATACGGTTTTCTAAGACCAACAAAAGAGGTTTTCGAGGCATGGGAGAAAGTTGTTGAAGCTGTAGAGATTCTAAATGCAAAAGTTGTGGTTATTCAAACACCTCCAAGCTTTGGTTATAGCGAAGAAAACTATAGAAATGCTCTAGAGTTCTTTTCTACAGTTGATACAGATAGATTCGTTATTGGTTGGGAGCCTAGAGGTTCATGGCTACAGAACCTGGATAAAGTAGCCGATATTGTATCTAGGTTCAGGAATGTGGTAGAGATTGTAGATCCTCTCAAAAGGTTTCCAACTGTAGTAAAGTCTGTAGCTTACTTCAGGCTTCATGGTCTAGGTGAACACGATGTAAACTATAGATACAATTACACAGATGAAGATCTAGAGAGATTATGTATAATTGTCAAAGATCTTAGCTCTAGAAATTTAGAAGAGATTTACATAATGTTCAACAATATCTATATGGCTCAAAACGCATCAAGATTTAAACAACTTTGCATTATTTCCTAAACAAAATTGTTAAGTCAATCGAGATCAGCTACATATGTATCATCAAACAAGTTTAGTGTATTGTTCATCATGATGGTATTGAGATAGTTTCTATAGCTCATATCTTTTATAGTTCAATATAAGATTTGTTATACCTATAGATGTATTAAATCATTATGTAATGTGATAGTAATAACAAACACTAGATCTCGCCTCTATTACTCTAACATTTCTAGCTTGATATCACAACATCACTTCAAAATTGTTCATGAATTTAGATATCATTCAGTAAATCGCTCTCTATATGATGTAGGCTAATAGCTTAAGAGATCACTAGAACGAGACTATCTATACTATTCCATAGAATTTTTGTTGCAGAAAAAGTTATGGTATAGAGAGTAAATCTAATGTATTTACTGTAGAAACCTTATTTTAAATGGTATGTGGTCTGTCATTAAATGGAGGCCTGGTGGTAGCCTCTTTATCTTTTCAGCTATGTTTAGAACAACTGCAACAGTACCTTGGTCACCTGGTGTTCCACTACTTTTCCATGTTACAGAATAGTTCTTCCCCACGATAGTTATCTCTTCATATTCTGGGGCTCCTACATAAGCGTAGAACTCTATCCTTATAATCTCTTTATCATATACATAACCTATACCGGTACCCTTGACTCCTCTACAGAAGCCTTTCTCTATTCTTAAGTCCATCCACTCTATTGTTTCCTCAGCTACCAATGGTTTTTGTTCTTCTAGAACTTTTGTTAGCTGAAGATCACCTGCATGAGCTATAAGGTAGACAGATTCTGCATAACCAACATGTCCCGATAACTCTCCTCGTTTCATCATATCTTCAACAACCCTAAAGTCCATCCCTATCCCAATCTTCTTCCTAAACGATTCTCTCCTCTTAGAAGCATCAACACTTCTAACAGCTCTTATAGACTTTACCTGTGTTACTGATGAAGCTAAAGATGCTGTAAGAGTATCTAAGAGGAACCCTGGATTAATACCTGTGCCTAAAACTGATACACCTTGATCTAAAGCGATTTCGTTGAGCTTAACAGCTAAGACAGGATACCTATAGTAAGGATATGCAAGAGTTTCACATGTAGATACAACGTCTATCCCCATATCCAGTACAGAGACTATTTGGTTATAGACCTTGTCTAAATAAGATCCTGTTGCATGTACTGCAACATCTGCATCACCAAGAACACTCACATCATCAGAAACCTCTAGCCCTATGGACCCTATTCCCAGTATCTCTCCAATATCTCTACCTATCAGAGCTCTATCTACATCAATAACTCCTGCAATCTCATAACCACGCTCAATAGCTTCTCTAGCCACCAGTCTTCCTATAGATCCAAACCCGTATATCCCTATTAACAAGCTATCACCTCGAATAGCTAATTAATGAGAGTAAAAATATCTTAAAGAATTCTAGTGATCTAAAACTTGTTAATGAGTCCATGGCTTACTAATCTCAGAAATATTTCATTATATTCTGACGAAATCTATGGCATTAGTCTCTCCAAAATCTTCACAATCTCTAGCTCATCTCTATACCAGGTCTAGGGCTTTCATTCAGTACTTCACAAAGCTATCCAGAGTTTTATTCTATCTATCATCTCTATTTATTATACAATAACTAATTTTCTGTATCCTCATTTTAGCTAAGTTGTTTAACAGATAGAAGTGCTATAAGTGTTTTAGCATCAGCAGCATCATCTGCTAGAATCATTTCGAGAGCTTTATCAATATCAACTTCAACAATCTCTATAAGCTCTCCTTTTTCAGGAGATGCACCTACATACTCAAGATTTTTAGCTACATATATATGTATAACTTCATCACTATATCCAGGTGACATATATACCGAGACAAGCTTCTGAACATATTTAGGTACATAGCCAACCTCTTCTCTAAGC
This genomic interval from Ignisphaera sp. contains the following:
- a CDS encoding ABC transporter ATP-binding protein produces the protein MNDPLLKIEDLHIYYVVPIGNLKFGYRKVWVLKGIDLEVSSRTVLGIVGGSGSGKSTILRAILGFVKPARGRILYQGINLLKLKPRDRKKIAKEISYVPQEPSQSINPKMSIEDVLTEPLKSLGIAKSDIDRRIDLVLEMLDLDRSIRKMYAKELSGGMLQRIAIARAIISKPRLVLLDEPTSNLDISIQAQILNMLKDLKEELGLTYAFVSHDIDVVGYIADRIAVIASGKIVEEGPTEEILKESLHPYTQLLLNPEKTINKTTINNNLCPITGWCPWKTNKCETTSPPKTRINNRYIYCWRYTDLK
- a CDS encoding ABC transporter ATP-binding protein — its product is MVLAVKSSKLYIGYELDEGIAWVVEDLNMSIESNITYCLIGESGCGKSTIGNAIAGLLPPYAYTHGKLIVMDKNVIDEGVRRFNGIRGKIVVKIPQDPASALNPYMTIGDQLDIAVKNYFRNLSDREVKAKTLELLSEVMLDREVYDMYPHQLSGGMKQRAAIALALAPEPKIIVADEPTSSLDAYLKHAIASLLKKLQREWELTMIFITHEIPIAQYVCNRVAVIYAGRIVEEGSASDVLQNPRHPYVELLLKAYPKRLARERLTDIPGMPPPPGRYPQGCKFVPRCPYVFNRCRIEEPPLIALGNRLIRCWRYYE
- a CDS encoding ABC transporter permease; amino-acid sequence: MIRSIYVVVHDILSILSRTWRKRYSFRIASVAMTFVFLLAILGPHIAPYPRQGLGLDVDRSRALLPPSPEHLLGTDSFGRDLLSRILFALSRALYPSIVVAFVSLLLGIAIGSTATLLPKPIEISLSYLIELLLALPSVLLAALLAILMGGTLTSIVVALIVTWFPWYARIAYIQARNLKELDFVKLPLYYGLSKGYVIIKHIAPNILAPMLIEALSDMGSVVLEISTITFLFGIGITSIEEPDLGMMIAYSLRDLARAPWTFLAPSIVLATIAIVFTVFGEAIYEEHHPVLKKRWWLWF
- a CDS encoding ABC transporter permease — its product is MLSLNYLLKRFFASLFLILGTIVITFLLINFAPGDPALVWAGKPRGPQASIAIEKAREYLGLDLPLYTRIAIHVYRFFTGDWGTSVQFKLPVLNLVARSFMASLELVVYSFIIAIPIALWLGTTVALRRGSYIDRLVYYISVVFAGSPRFMVAGILYLILYLSGYSFLGLRTSPSYATFRGLTGFITIDSIISGRIDVFVDSLLRLLPPALALSTYPIGVLTRVIRVSLSETFEEEYVRQAISLGIDRKSIVRRYAYPNIISVVAQLIGLMFSYLLLEAMVVENVFVREGLGNLVSRAIVASDFPLLIGATVFTAIVLIITNTLADVIQAITNPRVQI
- a CDS encoding ABC transporter substrate-binding protein — encoded protein: MNRKKIYASIAVVIVATITIVILYSYFSQSSRSTYPDHEVPSPLEKNIIYAYRDAITGIDPSIEDDTGIIVLHLVYETLLRYDPIRNEYQYVLAREIDRVDENTWRIVLRDAQFHDGSPVTAYDVNFSIWRSKLMYEEKGLGLGYIWDCLDEIDVVDNKTLYITTLYSCDIRVSLAAAYSAFIYSRRILELSKADDMLSEKLTEWFNSGNSLGSGPYRLERYEPENIVVLRKFENWWGWREINNPDAPDIVIIKIVEDPGSQERMLRTGHIDIASSVPRGSLNSLEKDGYKIHVVDTFHNFIMMFNTKRWPTNITEFRKAIVYAIPWNRIVEQALMGYGRKGSGLIPYGFPGYSKKWELNQDLEKARELLERVRLLDKKIDLEIVITQGYEEEEVFAKMLKEALSTLGINLLIKPLPWQQVKQQGEAVWSDPESAPHIIINDWWPTYMVPYDYFSLLECLEPEEGVYNYWNWAGYCNKEFDELLYEAYYTSLQDIDKSLSLYEKVLEIVFEDTPAVNLWDMQHIYVYDPRHVVIRYEAINPLYTYTIFFQYVEVKL
- a CDS encoding DUF72 domain-containing protein; amino-acid sequence: MKTYVGCCGYCLARSKYYTVFNAVELQETFYNIPGTDKLKRYRDEAPESFVFSLKAWQAITHPLDSPTWRKAKHVPDKSLSNRYGFLRPTKEVFEAWEKVVEAVEILNAKVVVIQTPPSFGYSEENYRNALEFFSTVDTDRFVIGWEPRGSWLQNLDKVADIVSRFRNVVEIVDPLKRFPTVVKSVAYFRLHGLGEHDVNYRYNYTDEDLERLCIIVKDLSSRNLEEIYIMFNNIYMAQNASRFKQLCIIS
- a CDS encoding dihydrodipicolinate reductase yields the protein MLIGIYGFGSIGRLVAREAIERGYEIAGVIDVDRALIGRDIGEILGIGSIGLEVSDDVSVLGDADVAVHATGSYLDKVYNQIVSVLDMGIDVVSTCETLAYPYYRYPVLAVKLNEIALDQGVSVLGTGINPGFLLDTLTASLASSVTQVKSIRAVRSVDASKRRESFRKKIGIGMDFRVVEDMMKRGELSGHVGYAESVYLIAHAGDLQLTKVLEEQKPLVAEETIEWMDLRIEKGFCRGVKGTGIGYVYDKEIIRIEFYAYVGAPEYEEITIVGKNYSVTWKSSGTPGDQGTVAVVLNIAEKIKRLPPGLHLMTDHIPFKIRFLQ
- a CDS encoding NUDIX hydrolase, which codes for MVQLVEERTLCRGKRVELIQRVYMYSTEVFVKDVVRFGQSVAIVPFKDMRKIVMVKQFRAPINKWILEIPAGRIEFGESPEEAVVRELREEVGYVPKYVQKLVSVYMSPGYSDEVIHIYVAKNLEYVGASPEKGELIEIVEVDIDKALEMILADDAADAKTLIALLSVKQLS